The following nucleotide sequence is from Triticum dicoccoides isolate Atlit2015 ecotype Zavitan chromosome 7B, WEW_v2.0, whole genome shotgun sequence.
TATCTATTATGCCTATGACATCATGCAGATGGTACATGCCGCCAGAATACAGAGATAGTGGCTTGGTATCAAACAAGTTTGACGTGTTCAGTTTGGGCATCATAATTATAAAAACAGTGGCTGGAAATATGGGCTACTTCCGCTATTCTGAAATGTCTCCCAAAGATTTTATTGAGTTTGTAAGAAAAAAAATCAATATTTATCTATACCATGAATACATATGGGTCTTTACACATTGAAAGTTTATTTATTTTGCATGCATCTGCTGCTTTTCTAGGATAGCTTATATTCCAATTTCACATGTAGGTAAGTGTAAACTGGATGAAGAGGTGGCAGGCAATGCCGGGTTACTATTCATCACACGAAGTAGACATTCTAACAGTGATTACATGTATTGAGACCGCATTAAGATGTGTGGAGACCAACCATGAAAAGAGGCCCTGCATAGAGGATATTGTCCATGAACTGGACGAACTAGAAGCTGAGATTAAGAGAATAAGATTACTAGCTCCTAATCCTATGCAGATTCTTTTGAGTAATCAAGGCCCTGGCATGGAGTTTCCAAAAATTTCCAGGCTATGTATGGCCCATAACTTGGCCCAATATAAGCGCATCCTGGATTTTAAATTCAGTTTGATTGAAGCTATTACAAACGGTTTTTCAGATGATCAGAAAATTGGAAGTGATGGGTATGGAGATGTTTACAGGGTATGCATGACCAATTATTATATTTCATGTCTCTAGTTGGCAAATTAACAATATCACTGTTGGGTGTAATCTACCCTGATCATGCTAAATTGCGGTTTTAACAGGCATTGTATAATGGGGAAGAGATTGTTGTGAAGAAGCTTCATTCCCTGGAGGGACTTGATGACAAACAATTTGAGAATGAAATGCATATCCTTACCGAGATCCATCACAAAAATGTTGGTCGGTTAATTGGCTACTGCTACGAAACTTGCCTTACAAATGTTGAGCACAATGCTGAACGTGTTTCCTCAGTGAAAACAGAGCGAGTTCTCTGCTTTGAATATACACAAAGTGGAAGCCTTGATAAACACATTGCAGGTAAAATCATTATGACCGACAATTGGCTCTATATGCACGTTTGAGGCCAAAGATAAATGGATGCCCAGGCATATGCCAACTTTCCTCATATTCTTGCCTTTTTACTTATTTGCAGATGAACCTTGCGGACTTGACTGGTCCACACTTTACAAAATTATTAAAGGGACTTGTGAGGGCTTAAATCACCTTCTCAGTGCACAGCAAAAACCTATTCTCCATCTAGACTTGACACCTGCTAACATTTTTCTGGTTAATGGCAAGACACCTAAAATTATAGGTTTTGGTTTGTGGAGACTTATTGATTTGACAAAAATGCATCAAACAAAGATCTTCAAAGAAACACAGTAAGTTGATGGATCATATTGTGAAACATTAATTCTTGTAAATCTTTTAAACAAAAATGTCCTTGTTCTCAGTGCACTAACTGTATAAATATTTAATATTTGTGATGCTTATGATATCATGCAGCGGGTACATGCCACCGGAATATGTTGACACTGGCTTTATATCAAACAAGTTTGATGTGTTCAGTTTGGGTGCCATAATTATAAAGCTGATGGCCGGAAATATGGGCTACTCTCGTTGTTTCGAAATGTCTCCCAAAGAGTTTATTCAACATGTAAGAATAAACTCGTTATAtgtcattttatttatttttgcatgCAACTTTTGTACTATCATTCTAGGGGACTTCATGTTACAATTTGTATGCAGGTTAGTGACAATTGGACGAAAAGGTTGCATGCAATGCCAGGATATTCACCATACGAAATAGACATCCTACGAGTGAGTGCATGTGTTGAGATTGCATTAAGATGTGTGGACGATGACCGAGAGAAAAGGCCCTGTATAGAAGACATTGTCCATAAACTGGGGGAACTAGAAGCTAGGGTTAAGACAATAATGTTACTACCTCATGATCATAGGCGTGGTCTCTTGACTAACTTGGGCCCTGTCCCGTACTTTCCAAAACATATCAGGCTATATATGTCCCACAACTTGGCCCAAAATGGATCAGTTACAGGGTATAAATCTAATCGGCTTAAGCTTGATTCTCAGTCAGGCCCCACTAGTACTACTCATGGACGTAAGTCAGAAGACCCAAGTCTCCAGGTACATAATCTATCAATATCCAAACTGAAATCCTGTATTGACAGTATGCTTCTATGGAGACCAGTGCAGCTTATAATTAATATCTTACTTTGTACTAATTTATTACATTCTGAATTGTTTAGAACTTCATAGGGTACTATTACTAGTTCATGATAGTCATAGTAGATGAACATTCAGAAGACCTTACCATGTTGATTCTAGTGGTGAAGGGCCCTCCCTGCTTTTGTTGGCCCAGAGGCCGACTGAGCCCTGTGATCTGCAGAAATTTACCATCAATTAGGCAAAACACAttgagggcctctttgattcaaaggattttcgtaGGATTTGGAGGACTAGAATGCTTATGAATTTTTCATAAGTTGgtcctttgatttgtaggattgaatCCTATAGGAATTTTTCCTAAGGAATCATTTGTATTACATTCCATAggaaatctagcatccactccgaaCCCTTGGAAAAAATCGTCCTTTTTCGTGTGATGCAGTCAAACAAACTCAAATCATGTAGCATCCGAAAGGGCAGATATTCTAATCCTGTGTTTTTCACATTGCCCTGCTTTTACAATCCAGTTTGCTAATATGGCGCCCAACAAACAGAACCTGATTATATGCAATCAACCGAACACAAGTTTGGCTTGTTTTCCATTACCGCTATCACCCCATTAAGTTGAAATAAAACTGAGTAATAAGTGTCTATTTTCTTATTTTACCTCGGGTGCGAGCATGGAGCGCATGGATAATTTTAGGCAAGTAGTGCGCAtgttttcagaaaaaaaaatcatCAGCCATATATTCTTTGTGAATGGAGATATTGAATTTAACCTAAAAGTGCTAATAAAAATTGTATAAAATGCCACCCCTCAATAACCAAGGAGCTCTTTATGCAGACGGGATGCATTCCACACCATATGTCATTACAGTATTTGAAAGACATCACAAACAATTTCTCTGATGATCGAATAATTGGTAGAGGTGGCTTTTCTGTGGTATATAAGGTAAGGTTAAATCATATATGTTTCATTTCCACAACTATAAACCACATCTATAGTAATAATAAGAGACTTTAAACAGGGAATACAACCAAGTGGGGAAATGGTTGCAGTGAAGAAGTTTGTGCAACCAACGAGCTCACAAGAAGAATTCGAGAACGAGCTTAAACTCCTTATGGAACTGAAGCACCCAAATATAGTGCAACTTGTAGGCTACTGCTATGAAACGCGAAAACTACATATGTTTCATGAAGGAGAATACATTTTTGCTGAGGACACTCAAACTTTGCTCTGTTTAGAATGTCTGCCTAATGGAAGTCTTGAGAACTACATTTCAGGTATGATGTTTATATGTGAACAAAATGTTTGTTTCTCTACTTCTAATCTTTCCTTGAGATATCAGTTTTCATAGTCTAATCATAGTCCCCAAAAATCGTGTTCTTATGAAAGATAAAAGACAACCAACAATAAAATTTTGAAGTCCTTCTGGATAAAATCTTATGAAAGATTTGAAGGCAACATTGGTATAATGTTCTTATCTTCTTTAAAACGCAGATGCATCTTCTAGACTTCATTGGCACACACGCTACAAAATAATTGAGGGGATTTCCTCTGGTCTACAATACCTTCATGAGCAATTTAAAGATCCCATTCTTCATTTGGACCTAAAACCCGCGAACATATTGCTTGATAAAAATATGTTACCAAAAATTACAGACTTTGGTCTGTCAAGACTGTTTGATCAAAGCCAATCTATTCATACTGCACGTACTTGTGGAACACTGTAAGCAAACCTCCTCTTAATGATTCATTGCTTTTTAGTAATCAATGGAATGTGGTTTTCTTACCCTAATCTTAACACTTCATATTAACCAAACCATGTTATGATGCAGAGGTTACATGCCACGAGAATTTCTTCAAGGTATAATCACACCTATGTCAGACATATTCAGTTTGGGTGTAATAATTTTGGAGGTAATAACGGGTCACAAGGGGTACCCAGATGATATTAGAACATCTTCCAAGACCTTCATCGAGCCCGTAAGAGAAATCGGTTTGACATTTCAAGATGGAGAGGCCCCTTCTCACAAGACCATGCCACATTTTACCATTGTATAGTAATATATTCGCTATATGTGTTCAATTTCACAGGAACTTAAAAAATGGAGAAATGTGCTGCAAAATAAACCAGGGTATAGATCAATCGAAAAAGATTGCCAACAAATAAAAAGATGCATCCAGATAGGCCTAATCTGCGTGAATCATGACCGGACCAAAAGGCCTACAATGAAGAAAATTATCGATATGCTTCAAGGCTTGGAAAGTATGAATTGGTACATTAGCAATGAGGTAACACTTGTAGCCAACGTATGACAACATAAGGGCATATAATTTATGGGAAAACTTCGTTTTTGCCACTCTAggttttgccaactttgcttatgccactctagaatttgacatctcacatttgccactcttagcttttgacaatacatcacaaatgccatttcgtggcaaaaacgataatttttcatttcacttttgccactcttagcttttgacatgtatcacaattgccactctaaaacttttgtttttgccacggaatggcaaaagtgatatattgtcaaaagctaagagtggcaaaagtgaaatgtcaaattctagagtggcataagcaaagttggcaaaaactagagtggcaaaaacaaagttttcccataaTTTATTTAGTTCCCCTCTTTCCTACCAATAGAAGGTACAAACATGAGCTTTTAGTAATTGTACCCTAGAAAGTGACTAATGCTATAACTAGCCTCCAAATACTTTTTTTTACTGCAAGTAATAACCTAGTTTCTAGGACTAAGCTATGTGTATACCTTGCATGACACTTAACTTGATTACTTTTGAATCGAAATTTCTTGAGTCTAGTGTAACTAGGGTGTGCTCAATAAGTTGCACTTCCTAGTTTGCATCTTACCTTTTGAATGAAAAGATAGGAAGTTtggctataactaattttttttttgcatggtaatacgtgtctcattcatatcataaagattaatGTAATTGGCTATAACTAATTACCGGACATGTTTAAAGTGATTTTTTGGTATTCACCTTTTATGACCAGGAATACGTAAGAATCTTTTCAGTACGATAACTGCACATAAAATATTTTGTGAACTGAAACTAACAACTGGCATGTCTACCTTCAGTCTGCATCAACTGACTCATGTGTTGCCCCTCAACTATTGACCACCAATATCTTAAAATGGCTCTCAAAAAGTTGTCATTTTGCACTCAAAACGTTGGCCACCGATATCTCATAAAACGTTTTTTTACTGATATTTTGTAAAATATTTACATTATATACGTTTAAATATAATTGTGTTGAAATGTATAAATCTCGTAGAGAATAAATTACTGGTCAAACTTGCATTTTGTTGAAAGCAGCACCTTTAGACAACCAGAGAGCTGTATAAATCAAGCAACACTTAACCAGCAGTCTGGTCCATTCCAGTTATAAGCCATGACATCCAGCCGGAGGTTTAGCTCCGCGAAGGAGGTCGTCACATATCCTCTGCTTCTACCGTCTTGCTGGTATGCCACTTTAACAATTCTATAATGTAACAGAGAGATGAAAACCTAATTTAAATTGCATTTAGTTATTCGTTCCACAGGGCTTTGGATCTCCGTTCATGCTACATTGCAATTGGCGCTTATGTTTGACAGCCGCTATCCAAGCTATCAATTTGTTCTAGCTGGTGCATATCACATATCTGAAATTTGCTAGTTCCTGGAGGCATATGCAGTACTACCTACGGACATGGTTGCCACAAAAGGATGAAAGGCATCAAAATCTTTGGGAGCTGGTGTAACTCAATTATCAGCACCTGTTAATTAGGATGAGAGTTGGAACAAGAAATCAGTAGACAGGGGAACAAGAAATCTGTTGCCGGTGTTGTACATAATACCAGTTAATCCAATACCTTTGGACTTTGGTATATGCATAGTATGTAAGTAACAAACATTTTATTTAGCTAGAAGTAATCGCTGCACCGAATCAAAACCCCCATCTGCTACGTCACCTAGATGTTCTAGCCCATCAGAACTGAACCTGGGTCGTCGTCGCCGTCGTGTGGGTGCAGGTGTTGTTGTGCGTGATCATGGCAGATTTTATTCTTGGACGGGCTGTCGCTGCTCGCTAATCTTTTGAGAACGTCTGTAACACTGAACATGTTAAGCCTGGGCGATCTGGCATATGCTGTACTTTTTGCGAAAGATATTCTTTGGTTAACAAGCTGAACTCATCATTGTGCAACTCCATGCCGTCAAATTGGAAGGCTCAAACTCTGAGTTTGTTTTCTTTTACCCATGATATATTGCTCAGTCTGCGATACATGATGCTGGCCTTGTGTGCGTCAGTAAGGCACAGGAGCTGTTCCGTGTCCTCTGTACTGAACAAGCTTTGTTGCATCAATAGAATGCTGGTGATTATATGAACAAAACTCTGTTTAATTCAACCTCTTCTGAGTTGGAGTTATCGAGATTCTTTTGATTCTTGCCTCTGCTCTAATTCTTTGCTGAACCGCGCAAACAAACAACAAATTCATCTCGATGCCGAACCGTTTTACTTCAGCTTTCAAGAGCTGGCAAATGTATACGAGCAGAGAGTTTGAGCTTTCATTACTCAtgttcttttttttgcggggaacatTACTCATGTTCTATCAGTACAGTTTTATTTTGGCATAAAAATGCTCCTGACTATATTTAGTTAAATAGCCGGGAACATCGGTTCGTTCGTAATGGACTTGTAGGCTGTAGCACCTGAAGAAATTGAACCATACACGGACAAGAAAGGCCTCTGATATAACCTCAAATTTCTTCAAACATTGGTTGCCAGGCAAAAAAGGCATTGGTTTACAATTAATTTTAGATCCTCTGGTTTGGTTTTGGTACCtcatgacagcggcagcagctgtcCTTGGCATTTGCAGAAACGGCGTCGCCGGCGAGCAGTGCAGCCCACCCACCCAGGATTTTGGTTGGCATTTTCCCAGGCTAAGATGGCAGGTAGCAAAATTTATGCAGATCTTTTTTATGGCTTGAAGATTTGATAGCTTAGCATACACTTTCAAGAGGTATTTCATTTTTCACCCGGATAGGCAAAACCTAGTGACAGCTTTACTTCTTCCCTTTTGAGTAATAAAATCCAtcctttgtcgaaaataaagatttACTTCTTCCCAGCTTTTCATCATTACAGCAAAAGGTAACAAACACCAGGGGAAATAGCATCCCACTCCGATCTACTAAAATCTGCAGGCAATGACGACACTCGCTAATGATGGTGCAGAAGAGATCCTGCGTCTTGCTGGGCCAAAGAAGCCTCCGTTGCTGCAGGAAAATCAATACATGAAAGATAACGTCAGTCAATTCGATgttccaaagagcccaccaaaccaCTGTAATCCCAAACCAAAGATAATCAATGCTCCCAGTCGGCTCAGATTTAAGCCAACTCCAACCCAATACCTCCCGAACAAAAAGAGCAGACAAAGATAGCAATGGGACAGCAAAACAAATTGCAATCTGTAGGCCAATGTCTATGAAGTATTTGCTGGTTTGTAACGATTCTATTCTATCATCGACAACCTGCCATGTTACAATCCAGATCTTCAAAGGAATTTTTAGCTTCCAGAGTTCGACCAAATATTGGGGTTTGGACTCCCAGATGGGAAAGCCAACGATACATAGATTTTGTGGTATAAGTTTTGCTACTAATGAGCTCCCACTACAGCTTCACTTCTTTCAAGAGTTGGCAATGATACATAGATTTTGTGGTATAAGTTTTGTACATATAGAGATGCAAGTTTGTTTGAATTTTCAGACTCGGGTTCTTTCATAACTCCAATAATAGCACACGAGGACAAATAATCCTCTTACAGGTTGAAGCAAGACATGATTAAAAAGGAAGAACAAGGAACGGATGCAGTGGACACACATAGATTAATTGTTCGTTTTTCTCTCTAATAAAGGTGTGAAGCCATGAATAGTAACCAAAACAGCCACTACAGAAGCATTATACATCAACGAATAAACTTCTCCAGCTACACTGAACTATTGCAGACTGAACAACCGAAGATTATTCAATATTAGTACAAGATGGGAAAAAGATTGGTTTACTCACTGTTATGAGAGGCACCTAAGACGGTGATCACCTTACCGAAGCGCTCTGAGGTGACCTGTGCCCACTCACAGACCCCTGGTAAGATTTCGCCAAGGTCAGTATTCCACTCGGAACAATCACCCGCCCATACTTTGTCTGTAATCCTTGGTTctattatcagctgctcaagaacaGAAGCATTTCTTAAGATACAGCATGCCAGCTCAATCTGAGCCTTGTAACATCGAAAACCGCTCATGAAGACCGTCTTGAGATGATCATGGCGGCGCATACCCGCCACCTCACTGCTGGAGTAACCACTGGATATCACATACAACATCTGCATTGGAAGCTTGCAATCATTGGTCAAACTAATAAAAATACAGTTTTTTTGGCTTGAAGGTCCATATATTAATCGTTTTAAATAAATAAAATTGCACTCACATGCAAGTGCAATGTCTCCAGTCCGGGTGCAACATTCAAACAATTGGCCAGTTGAAGAATTCCATTATCACCATTTGGGTCGTTAGAGTTGACAATTAATTGACAAGTCATATGCCTCAACTGCAAAAACATTCCCTGTTGTCCTGTTGGCAGCTTCTGCAACTGAAACATGACCCAAACAAATAAGATGACGCTGACAGTAACACCAACTTTGAAGAACTATGAGGtgaacaaaaaaaaagaaagaccAGCTAACCTGTGCATATTTTGATATGAAAGCTTGCAGATGTAATGTCTTCACTGGCAAAATGCTTGGAACTGCAGTGAATGCATGTGCTAGTGCTTTAGTGCCATTAAACTTCATTGTTGCCTTCTCTAGTTTCGAGCAACCATGAAGGACTATAGGGATCACTCGCCCTTTGTACTCAAAATGAGCAAGATCAGTAGCATGAAACTCAACCATCTGGATGTCCATTCCGGCAATCAGCAAATGTTGAAGTTTATCGAGTTTGTGTGGTACTATTAAGTTGTCCACACCATAGCACCCGATGATCTCTAAGTCCTCAAGTCCTGAACATTTTGCTAGCAAGCCTGGAAAATCTCCTAATATCTTAACAAATTCCAGAACAAGCCTTCTGAGTATTGTGAAGCCGGATATTCCTGAGTTTGGCTTTATAGAAACACCGGCGAGAAATAAGGACTGCACAAATAAGCAACCTTGTGAATCCAAGGCCTCGAGAGGGAAGTGGTGAAATTCGAATGGCTGATAAGTTTTCTTCAGATTAAAATGTATTATCTTTGCCTTAGATGAAGTGACAAACCCAATCCACCTGTCAAGATGATCAGTGTACTCTTTGTGCATGCCGCACCTGACGCTGAACTTATTGATTCCTATCCCACTATGCTGTTGAATAACAGAATTTACAGTCTCAATGAACTTTGCTCGTTTCATTTTGGTAGTATCCTGACCAGCGAACTCGTCATCGGTGTCAGAATCCAGATCATTGGGAGTGGGACCATCAAAATATAGATCACAGTGGAATGTCCAGAGCATTCTCCAACTCCTTGAAACAATGCTTGTCCTCACGGCCTCTTTCCGTGGCAGCAGTGACATTATAACAGGTTGAACCTCCTGCAACAAGAAAGGAGCTGAACTAGCTGCCGGTGGTAGACACAATGAGCTGAAAGTGCATATATTTTGAAAGAGAAATCTTATGCAAACTGCAAAATTTAGTTGTAGTTTCACTCAGTCCTTCATGATCTTTTTCagaaatttgttcctattcatccTGACAACAAATTAAGCAAGATGACCTAAAACATCGAGCCCCCACTTAAAAAAACAATAATCATGAAGTGGGTAATAGCTGAAGGGAAGCCCCAGGCAACAACTCAAACAGAAGACCAAATATATTTTTGCCCCAGAGGTTCAGACACCaaagatactccctctgtccgaaaatgctTGTCCTCGaaatggataaaatggatgtatctatactaaaataagtctagatacatccatttctaggacaagtatttccggacggagggagtatttccctTGCTGTAATGGAAGGGGGGAAATAGAGGAACTGAACTGAACTGACGGAATGGAAGTTACCGCGGGAAGGTCCTCCATCCGGAAGGACAGCGCGTCGGCGGCGCCGTGGTGGTGCTCCAACCTGCCCAGccttcccgccgccgccgccgcctgttcCACGGGCTGCTGCAGAGAGGGAGGATCCACGGGTTAATGGCGAAACAGGACTCCGCATCAGCAATCTGTCGATCTATCAGAAACACCTACGGAGAAGGAGAGGGGAGGGTATGATACCGCAGCTTACCTTCTGATCTACtagtggagaaggaggagggggagctgattcgtcttccccggctccgggcATCCCCTCTGCTCCACTCCGCTCTCTCTTCTGGATGACGCTCTGCAACGCAATGGAGCTAGTACACATTCTAATAAAAAATGTTGACCTTTTCTCTTAAAAAACAACCATTACAACGTGGATCTACATGACATATCACTGCATACATACCCCCATCGCGAGGTGCTCGCCGGACCAGCATAAGACGACCCGTCACAACCCTAACCGGCCCGCCCTAACCCAAATCAGGCTCAAAAGGGCTTAGATCTGGGCTTGCGGGGTGTCGCCGGCCACTGCCCGCTCAAAGCGCCATCCAGGCCGTGCCGAAGCGCAATCAGCCGAGCCACACCGCCGCCAAGCCCACCTGCCCAAGCCGGCGGCAACGGCAAGAGGGGGGGCGCCACGGAGGTCGGAGAGGTGGGGCAGAGAGGGCCGCCCCGGTCGCCTCGTTCGGGGAGGCGAAACGGGGGTACGATAGGGGAGCGAGGCCAATACGATGGGATGTCTGATTCCAGATGGCGGCAATTGCAGTCTGTATTAACTGGTCAATATTACAACTTACCAAAGTCTGTATTATAGACACTCGTGCATGTTAGATATACCGCATACATACTCTATTCAGTCGCATCTAAACTGGTCGGTCTCAAAGTAGCTGCATAACCACTGCTACGACGCTGCTTGTCCGTCCGGCGCTCAAAGTCCCTACATCGCCAGTTCGCCACGCCTCTACGGTGCCGCTCCGTCCTCTGGCGATCAACCTTGCTGCGTCGGAGCATCTccagccgccccccccccccaggcccccCAGACCACTTTTTCGACGCCGACGCCAAAAAACGCCCTTGTCGCgtccccaggacgccgaaaaaTCGCCTGTTCGGCCCGTTTTTGGGCCCGGCGATCGCAGGCCGAACCTGGCGCACTGGGGGGGaccgggggctccggcgcaagggaaaagcgcggctggcccacaccgtcaggtgaaaagtcaagtttttcttcctcgactcgcctcccaccccccgcgccctcggccgccAATAGCTGtatcccggcgccgcccgccgcccttctctgctagatagccattccccgccgaaaAAAGAGCAGAGGTTCGCCGAGGCAGCCCCTCCGCCAGCAGCTGGGCGTTTTtgccgccgtttccggccgcggaggggcagtttagcagcgggtacacgcccaccggacgcaaggtgttcggcgatttgcctgcctcgggGATGGACTCGGACGACAAGGAAGCGCTTGCTgcactgctggaggaggaagccgaggccgacatCCAGGAAgatgagcatctcatggtgctcgccgcccttgcccggctgctggcgagcaatgaaaagccgcgacgaggtggctcggcgccgagacggatgaaagcaaagaaccggcatcgtctcaaaggctactgcatgctctactccgactactttgccgatgctccacttcacgatGACAAAACATTTCGgcaccgttatcggatgagccgaaagctctcctcaggattgtgaatttcaTCCGGGAGTTCgatagctacttcaagtgcaagatggattgcaccggcaaacttggattcacctcaatctagaagtgcacgacagcgatgaggatgcttgcgtaCGGAGCTCCCGATGATTCACTCGATGACTATGggtgcatggccgagtccaccatcattgagtgtttctacaagttctatcgggcagtggtggcagtgtttggaccgcaatacttgagaacacccaatgcggaagacactgctcggatcctagcatagaatgcagcaagaggatttcctgggatgcttggaagcatcgactgcatgcattggaaatggaagaattgcccatttgcttggtaggggatgtacaaaggcgccaatggcggttgcagtgtggtacttgaggcggtggccacacaggacctctggatttggcactccttctttggtatgccaggaactcacaatgacatcaacgtgctgcagtgctcccctgtctttgtcaagcttgttgaaggtcattctcctccgatgAACTTCGaagtcaatgggcggcactacaacaaggggtactacctagctgatggcatctatccgagatggtctacatttgtgaacACTATCTTAAAcgttgtgccaggaggcaagaagtccCACTTTGCCAAGGTGCAGGAGGCTTGCCGGGAGGATGtccagcgggcatttggtgtgctccaatctcgatttgctgttgtccggtaccctacTCAGACctagtcgaaagatcaaatgtggaagatcatgacttgctgtgtcatcttgcacaacatgatcatcgagagcgagcaagaagagccggtgtttgacactgaaccatactataggcagggtcctctagcccgaagttgatcaccagctaccggtaaCCTAGACTGCCTACCTCagcatgcgtcaggagatccgagacccacaggtccaTCATCactgcagcaggatctggtggagcacctatggaggctcaagggcgacgccgggcgcgacgtgcgatgaaatatgagtttttatttgttgaactatataatttgtattgaactatttgttgttgcactATTTTGGTGAACTATTTCATTtcatgtgatgaactatgtgataattTTTTTTTATGTTGCTAATTGAATGCCAAGCCACGACGAACCACgctgaatatgggcctattctcgcttaTATGTGCCCTTTATTCTCCGAAAGTGGGCCGAAAACTGGGCCAacatcggcgcctgggggcgacctgAGGGCGACGGCTGGATGCCCAACCGCCCCCAGCGCCtattgtatcgccggctcgcccccagagggcgatttt
It contains:
- the LOC119335188 gene encoding receptor like protein kinase S.2-like isoform X2; its protein translation is MDFKLQLLEAITNNFSEGYEDVYRGVLDGKDIAVKKLHKLQKIDDKQFHSRYRDLVGVSHKNVLGLIGYGHESRSKYMNSEGELDFVSISDRVLCFEYVQGKSLDRHIADESCELDWPICYKIIKGTCEGLNHLHTKQEKPIFHLDLKPSNILLDESMTPKISGLGLSALVSLTETHKTEILRGAEWYMPPEYRDSGLVSNKFDVFSLGIIIIKTVAGNMGYFRYSEMSPKDFIEFVSVNWMKRWQAMPGYYSSHEVDILTVITCIETALRCVETNHEKRPCIEDIVHELDELEAEIKRIRLLAPNPMQILLSNQGPGMEFPKISRLCMAHNLAQYKRILDFKFSLIEAITNGFSDDQKIGSDGYGDVYRALYNGEEIVVKKLHSLEGLDDKQFENEMHILTEIHHKNVGRLIGYCYETCLTNVEHNAERVSSVKTERVLCFEYTQSGSLDKHIADEPCGLDWSTLYKIIKGTCEGLNHLLSAQQKPILHLDLTPANIFLVNGKTPKIIGFGLWRLIDLTKMHQTKIFKETHGYMPPEYVDTGFISNKFDVFSLGAIIIKLMAGNMGYSRCFEMSPKEFIQHVSDNWTKRLHAMPGYSPYEIDILRVSACVEIALRCVDDDREKRPCIEDIVHKLGELEARVKTIMLLPHDHRRGLLTNLGPVPYFPKHIRLYMSHNLAQNGSVTGYKSNRLKLDSQSGPTSTTHGRKSEDPSLQTGCIPHHMSLQYLKDITNNFSDDRIIGRGGFSVVYKGIQPSGEMVAVKKFVQPTSSQEEFENELKLLMELKHPNIVQLVGYCYETRKLHMFHEGEYIFAEDTQTLLCLECLPNGSLENYISDASSRLHWHTRYKIIEGISSGLQYLHEQFKDPILHLDLKPANILLDKNMLPKITDFGLSRLFDQSQSIHTARTCGTLGYMPREFLQGIITPMSDIFSLGVIILEVITGHKGYPDDIRTSSKTFIEPELKKWRNVLQNKPGYRSIEKDCQQIKRCIQIGLICVNHDRTKRPTMKKIIDMLQGLESMNWYISNEL
- the LOC119335188 gene encoding receptor like protein kinase S.2-like isoform X1, with protein sequence MDFKLQLLEAITNNFSEGYEDVYRGVLDGKDIAVKKLHKLQKIDDKQFHSRYRDLVGVSHKNVLGLIGYGHESRSKYMNSEGELDFVSISDRVLCFEYVQGKSLDRHIADESCELDWPICYKIIKGTCEGLNHLHTKQEKPIFHLDLKPSNILLDESMTPKISGLGLSALVSLTETHKTEILRGAEWYMPPEYRDSGLVSNKFDVFSLGIIIIKTVAGNMGYFRYSEMSPKDFIEFVSVNWMKRWQAMPGYYSSHEVDILTVITCIETALRCVETNHEKRPCIEDIVHELDELEAEIKRIRLLAPNPMQILLSNQGPGMEFPKISRLCMAHNLAQYKRILDFKFSLIEAITNGFSDDQKIGSDGYGDVYRALYNGEEIVVKKLHSLEGLDDKQFENEMHILTEIHHKNVGRLIGYCYETCLTNVEHNAERVSSVKTERVLCFEYTQSGSLDKHIADEPCGLDWSTLYKIIKGTCEGLNHLLSAQQKPILHLDLTPANIFLVNGKTPKIIGFGLWRLIDLTKMHQTKIFKETHGYMPPEYVDTGFISNKFDVFSLGAIIIKLMAGNMGYSRCFEMSPKEFIQHVSDNWTKRLHAMPGYSPYEIDILRVSACVEIALRCVDDDREKRPCIEDIVHKLGELEARVKTIMLLPHDHRRGLLTNLGPVPYFPKHIRLYMSHNLAQNGSVTGYKSNRLKLDSQSGPTSTTHGRKSEDPSLQTGCIPHHMSLQYLKDITNNFSDDRIIGRGGFSVVYKGIQPSGEMVAVKKFVQPTSSQEEFENELKLLMELKHPNIVQLVGYCYETRKLHMFHEGEYIFAEDTQTLLCLECLPNGSLENYISDASSRLHWHTRYKIIEGISSGLQYLHEQFKDPILHLDLKPANILLDKNMLPKITDFGLSRLFDQSQSIHTARTCGTLGYMPREFLQGIITPMSDIFSLGVIILEVITGHKGYPDDIRTSSKTFIEPELKKWRNVLQNKPGYRSIEKDCQQIKRCIQIGLICVNHDRTKRPTMKKIIDMLQGLESMNWYISNEHL